Genomic DNA from Magnolia sinica isolate HGM2019 chromosome 4, MsV1, whole genome shotgun sequence:
TGCATTAGGTGTTTACAGAGACAATGAATTTaaacatgaaaacatgaatacAAATCTCCATAAAATCTGTTACTGCCGATATCCTTCAACGTCTCTCCATTGATTGAGGCCTACAAATCTCCATAACATTTGCTTCCGTATCTCCaaccttatcacctccactgattgaggccaTATCTCCaaccttatcacctccactgattgaggccttATCACCAACCTTATCACCTCTATTGATTGAGGCCTTATCACCaaccttatcacctccactgattgaggccttattaccaaccttatcacctccactgattaaggccttatcacctccactgattgaggccgTAGTTGCTGAGCTGTGACGTGTGCTAATAAACTGAAAGTAGACGTAGAACTTGAGTTAATATTTGCATTGCATATATTTCTCCAATTGTAGTGGGTGTACTTATATGATGTTTAGGCGACTTCAAGACTTGTATATTTTGGTGAGATATGCCAGATTCACTAGTAGCGGATCCTTATTTAGATGGAGATCTACTTTCGAAAGTATCATCGAACCCACCTTGGTCGGTAGGATCTTCGGTCAGAATCGTGCGAAATCTTTTCCCTTCTTGGTTCAAGCCGGAATTCTCTTTGGATTTTCTGCCTCTTTTGTCAGGGTCGATTTGATCAGCTCGAGAGGTAATTCTTGTTATTGAACTTTGCCCTTAAGCAGCTCAACTCAGCTTAGTTCAGGGTCGGCTCAGGACTTATCTCACTATTGGTGCCTCATCAGATTGGAAAGTTCATCTTGATATTCTAATAGGCCTAGCTTTAAGACATTTCTTCTATGATTGATTACATTTCCCGTAAGATAGACCAGTTTAGTTTTCCCCACAACAATTAACATTCCTAGTAAGTATCAACATGACTAGTGGTTGATCCTATGTTAGGCAAAGAGCCAGCCTGTCTATTGACGATCAGATAACAGGGTTTCTTGTCGTCTCGACTCCAAATTGCTGGCATATCCAATGCTAGTTTGACCATTTCAAATCTTCCCGTGGGTCTCTGGCCACCATGTTTTTTTTAGAGTTCATAATTCCTATCTTCTAAGTCTTCTTATGGACTAAATGGCATTAAAATTCAGGCTGTTTGGAttgtgggaaaagaaaaagaaaagagtagtCTAACAATATAGACGAAGCTTAGATTAGATATAGTCTGCTTCTTTTTGGGTGCAAAGCTTCCTATAAAGTCTTGTTTAAATAGCAAGTACAATATCTCATATTCATCTCACAATGACTACTTCGAATTTTATGTTAGAGGAATCAACTTCTTCCTCCCTCACACATGATCCAAACGGGCATAGCAAGAATGTATGATGCTCCACGGTAATTCCATGCGAGTTGGTTCGGGAACCAGTCCGACTACCTCATAGGCTGCATTGTGTACCTAGGTTCATGTGATACGACCACCATCCTACATGCCAAAATAGTCTCCATCCATGTCTCAACCTTCATGTGATGAATCTGCTGCACTACTACATCACCTGGTTATCATCTCCGTCATTTTATTCTACCACGCCGATGCCCCATGACACCGCCCATCATGACATGTTGTCCCCAAACCCATCACTAAATCTCAGCTGCTAGTGGGTATTCTAGAAAAAACTTATAGTAAGATTGTAGAGTTTAAGTTATCATGAGGTATCTAAACATCCCATATAGGATATGGAAAGCAGGGATTTACAGAGGGATTACATGGAGGGAAATGATTACTGAGAGAGAAGGACATTAGTCAAATTATCTATGTGAATTTTTACCTGCTCTAATTGTAGCTTTTTTCTAATCTTATTTGTATCCAATATTGAGGAACAGTTGCATACAACCATAACATGGTAAGCTTACCATACCATGCGGTTCTTCCCACCACCATGTCACATTTGTAGGACATCCAAGcaatgcaaaaggtgggccctgtCATGAAGATCGCCTAGTGCTAAAATTAGGCTGCTCCACTCATGATGTGGCCCACGCCATTGAAATCAATGGCAGCTGATAGGTTGACCGCATTTGCAAGTGTGGCACACCTAATaagtggattggcttgatttttgcacCAAGTGATCTTCACAATGTCGTTTACCTTTTGCAAACTCAGATGTCGAACACACGCTTGACATGCTGGCAAGAAAAAATGGCTTAGCATGCTATTGTTGTGTGTGATTATTCCTCTACAAATTTATATAGAACAAGGATGTGTATGCAtggcctcttttttttcttttctttttttctttaaccCTTTGTTTCTTGGGAAAAGACCCACTAAACctaatcttttttttaaaaaaaaaaattattttttttaattctctaGTTCTTTAGCATTTCCGTTTTTTAAATCATGTTTTTGACGTTTTCTAGGATCAAAACCAAACTACAACTAAACTTttcctatcttttttttttttccaaccatGCACCCAATTCAGAAAATAAATACCACCCCAACCCCACCAACCCACATCGTCTTTAGGTGTAACTTAATAAATTGAAATAACCAGCCTTGGGTCTCTCTGAATCAACTAAAATACAGTACCTATAGGCCTATGTCAATGCCAATTGAACAATAGCAGCATACTGTGTCAACCAATCAAAATGTTATATCTGGCCCTTCTTCTGACACAGGCTTGTAAGATTATCATTTTCCTTGTGAAAGAAGGTAAGGGAAAAATCTGGCCATTAAAAtggtatttttattattttgggcATTCGCAGAGTCACCGCAAGCTGGTTGCTATGAATCGATTTAACCATCCTCACATATTATTGCCCAATTCATAACTTGGACATTTTGCCAGAAAGAGAAGGCTACATTATTTATAGTTTTCaccaaaagaataaaagaaaaggagagaaaaaataGTGGACTATGTTTTCAAGTAGCTATCTATCTGTTTGGTCATAAGCAGTTGCATGTATTCATGATTGAAGGTTATGAGTTTGAATCTTGTCttttattttaatcatttattcattttacATTGATTCTAGAACATATCACCCACACATGCACGCATGCACGCAGGTACATATATCTTTGGTTCGAGAATCAATACATAACTAAGAAGTCCATCAAGAGAAGTATTTCCCATACCTTCTTGGATAGAACTTCCACATTGAGGTAGGTAGCCATAGGCTTCATACATGACACAGTACAAAAGTAACCTTTTCATTTGATTGTTTCTTACAGCGATCTTGATGTGGGTCCACACCTTAGTATCAATAAAAGAAACCACAAATTTGCTTCCTCACCTTCATGGGTGCGAGATATGATTCCACTTACCTGGTCATGTGACCACCAAATGCAGAAACATGTCTTAAAAACATGCATTGAAATGCTTCGATGAACAATTTCTCCTGAATAATCTTCCGATTCATCCTCCACAATGGAAGACAGCAACCATTCAGCGAAATCCGGACTTTGATCAGTAACTACACTTGGAGAATACCATTCATCTGCCATTTAAGTGAGGCTCCACTCTTCTCAATGCGTAAGTTTGTCTTTCCTGGCCCCAGAGAAATTCGGGGATGTTTTGATTTCTGCACAAAGATAACTTCGAAGTTCAAAAAGAACTTTATTTCCTATTTATGATCCAAAACAGCAAGCTCTAGCCACTTCTTGCAGTAGATAAGAGTCCCACGAGAGAAGAAATGATGACTTCCATATTCAGTTAGCTGACCCATCTAGGTCAGTAGCATTGCCGTCATCATGCCTGCTAACTAATTTCCACCATTTTCGATTGTAACAGATTACCCTCCATACTCTCTTTAGTATACAGCGGTTGCAGTTGAGTCCCTTGTGACATTATCTGTCCTGCTGAGCAATCCAATACCACCGTGCCACCATTCAACAAGCCACTCTTGCACCAGGCAATATTACTTAAGTCTGTTGCTACTGTGGCCAATTCGATATTTGTGATGGGCGGAGGCCCTACGAACTCAATAAACTTGGGCCCCAACAAAGAACTTCGAGGACGATTGCCACTTTGGGTCCCACAGCAACCATGCCCACATTGCAAGGGCACCTGCTGCTCACTGTTAACTCTGTCGAGCAACTTGCAGATCCCGACATCAGGTCTGGGGACTTGGATCAATGGCCCCCGGGCTGGGATTGATCTCACCAACGGGGAGCTGCTTGTGGGACCATTTGCTGCATTATACATACTGAAAGCACTTACTCTTGCGACTGGGCGGAAAAGGTTTGGTGGCTCTTTTGCTTCAACTTTGAACTGATCATCTCCAATTTGGATTTTATCATTGGAATGGCCAGAAATATATTCGATTGAGCTAACAGCATCTTTTCCTTCAAAGCACTTAAAGGAATTGACATCCCCACATGAGAGTGTTTCCTCGGAAGATGCTTTGGTTTTCTCTATGCTAGTGTCTTCCAACACATCGCAAGCCATGACCTTCAACCTGTCAAGATCAATGCACCTGCGCCTCAGAGTGGAATTCCAGTGATTCTTGATTGCATTGTCCGTTCTCCCTCGTAGCAACCTCGCAATCGATGCCCATTTGTTTCCATGGATTGCATGGGCAGCAACTATAATGCGGTCTTCCTCCTCTGCAAGAAAATTATGCTTTCTTAGCATTCATCATCAAGAAGTATTACATGTTGCATTGGTTTTAAGAGTGTTTTAACCATAATGACAAGCATGGCATATATCTAACCATGAGTTGATTGACTACTAGATGCATGAattgtcgtcgtcatcatcatcatagcctaaTCCGAGCTGTTTGGAATCAGCTTTCTCATGATTGTTTGGCAAAAATTCAATTAACTGACTGCCTTCCTGATATCAGCTATCCTCCTTTACCTGGGCAGCGACGGCTGATGCATTGCTATCAGCCAGAGTGGCAATGCTAACACATCAAACTGCCATATGGCGGTTTTAGATAGCGTTTAGTAAGTACCCCAAAATCGACTTTTGGTTAAATCTGTTGGTGGGGTAACTTCGTTTTGAAACTAATTGACTATTTGAAGCAGTGGGCAAGATTAAACTCAAATCCTATTACAGTGGGATTttgctttttctattttttccgcCCCCTGAAGAAATAGTTTGTTTGTTTCAACTTTCAAGTACTACATGAAACAACGAACCAAGTACTACATGAAACAACGAACCAAGATATTGGTTGGGGGAAAAACATTACAACCACCCTTGTTTCCCGAGGTAGCTACAAACGTATCTCAATAGGTGGGagatactctttttttttttttttgaaagataaaggtGGAAGTTACACATCAGTATTTATGCATATATGTttttgtatatatgtatgtatgtatgtataaggTGTTTGCATGTGTATAAAGACGTTTCAGTGGTGGGGCCaagggcttcacatgatgggaaGCTTCAGAAATCAAAACCAGGTATTGGACATTCCTAAAGTTAGCTGGCCATCAACCAGTATGAGTGGACTCCATTCATTGGGAGAATTCCAAATTTTTGGTGATTTTGCTAGAATGAACGGATAGAAACAGGAATCTTACACATTTAAGCTCCTATGATAATGAGACCCgtaaaaacaaaaaccaaatacCACTTGGGTCGTGCAAAGAGAATGACTGGCAATAAATTTCTTAATTAGACCCTGTTTGTTATTCAGACAATAAACCAGCTAGAATGCAAATCTAAATAGGGGAAGTTAGTTCTTCCTCCATCGCATCAAAGAAGCAACTGAGCTCTAGGTAACCACCACCACCATTGTCTTTTCAAAAGAGTGCCTTCATctacaaatattttaaaaagATGATCCAGTGCGTTGGACTATAAGTTACAATCCAGCAGCAGATAACTTCCTATCTTTtatgtgtgtgagaaatccaatccatccaataagTTGCCCCACCCTGAGGATCACTTTTTGCAAAACTCAGACATTGAGAGGACCACACATGTATTTTTTGCTacttatcaatggctagaaatttttgtctatggtgtggccaacctaatgaatacatatggatgatttttgcactaggtgacCCTCATTTGGGGCCAATCTATTGGaaaggttggatttcacatgcacttaGCCAGTTGGAAGTCAGTTGCTACGTGGACTGTAGCTTGTGGTCCAACCAATTTGATTTGataactctctctttttccctcatATGATGCTCTATAGGTGTATGAAGCTTGATACACTTGCACTCAAAAATTTGTAAACATGGCGTgtattaaatcaaattaaacccattaaaatgtgaggcccactgttgcTAAATTACAATCCCAAattcaaattgtttgaatgatcctaactgttgatttgtggacacttggaCTTAATTCTTCACCATCCAATGAATGTCCATCAATTTGATATCTAGATGgtgaaataagcataatttggaGCCCATTGTATTAGTGAAATGAGTGTCATAGATTACGTGAATTTCAAGCCTATTTGGGGGCATTCAAGTGGTCCCCTGTATTGGCGACactattcatccaaatttaattCTAATTTTTTCCTTAAATTTTCTAAGGGAGAATGGTGGCAAATGCTTTGGGAtttgcattagtgggatgagtgttgtagattgcatgaatttggggTCAATTTGGGGGCATTTGAGTGGTCTCCCAAACCGACATCATTATTTAtttgaatttaattttatttattttttaaattacttGGGAGAATGATGTCAAGTGCTTGGACATGTGCATTAACGGGATAGGTGTCATAGCTTGTATGAATTTTAGGCCAATTTAGAGTCAATTTATGCCTGTCTATCAGGTTAATAAAATCATCAAATAGGCtgagacaacattcttaccaaagagtggattGTTGCACCATCATCAAAATGTTAAAAACCATAAAAGGATACATATTTGAAGTCTTTTCaatattttggatttttctaacattttttggagtttttttcttaatttttttaaccGCTCAAGGGCTGTAACGGCTGTCACACCCCGTTACAACTGTTATGCGTGTCGGTTTCAttgggcaccgttacgcccaccAAAACCGATATGACATCCCTTGCCTATCACCATACACATCTTTTACATCTTCTCCAAACATGCACCCCATCCTCATATGTATATTCATCATATTCCATGCCATCTTTCGCTTTCATTTGCATGTGGTTAGGAGTGTTTTCAACATATTCCCCTTCCTCAGCTAACTTTACTTTAATTATGGACTAGTGTTTAGAATGGTGAAAAGAACGATGTCTCCATTACCCACACTTAAAGCATGTGAAAGGAATGTTGTTTTACCCTATCTTGGGCGCACTAGTCCCTCATTCATAACCACCTCCGATAGGGTTGGGGTTTGTCTTCATCGTTGAACGTTGGCCCATTGTGCCTCAACTTATGGGATGCCTTGTGGTTACCTTATGTGAAAAAGTAGCATGCTGCTCCATTGTTGATGACGGTCCTCATGAGGCACCAAATCATCTCCTAAGCTCCCAATTAACTATCTCCTCAGTATTTAATACAAGTGTATGCATCGGACATCTTAAATACATCTTTGAAAGCCAATTCATTTTCTATGTTCGGGTTAAGACCACTAGGATATCTTGAAATCTTTTGTCACGAAGACTCACAACACTCTGCCTGTGATATCAATTTATGGAACTCCTTGGTGTATTCATCTATCGATTTGTTCCCTTGATGTGGATTACAAAATCTTTGATGCAAGCCATGGGTATAAGTCATGGATAGGAACTtccattttaatttatttttcatctttttcccAAGAATTTACTTTTTTGACGGATTCCTCCAACTTGGAGATTGTCACCCCATAATAACGCATGATCGGAAAACTTTATAGCTACTAACTTAACGTTCCAATTGTCCATGATTTTCTCATACTTGAAGTCGTCAACATACAAACAACCATGGAATTCTGGAATTTCTACCTTAATTTCGGACTCTTTGTTGCGTTCCAACGATCGAAGGATTCAATCATTGGTGTCTCCATGAGCCAGGTTGCCCATTGTTGGTTAGGACCTTGCTGGGACCCTTTCTGTACATGTCCATATGCTCCAACTTCAATCTCCAGATTCTCTCCATGCTGGAGCTCTCTCACTTATTTACTGAGATTGCCTACCATATGCGTGAAGTGATCTACTCATTGTGTGAGTGCACAGATCAATTGGGTTGTGCAAACTCTTCATATGTCACCCCCTTTGAAGCCATTAGTAAATGATGTAGATTCAGACATCCCTCAACGATCACCAGCTCTGGTACCAAATGGTGCAACCCGATTATTGAGTCAATGAAATCTCGACACCAGACTAGCAAAGAAATGAACATATATACACTCACAAGAAATATTGGAGTGGAGAGGgagaaatagaataattttattgacATTCAAACTTCTCTAACAATATGAAAATCCCCCCaactattagattgatttcaaatctataatttatttaagataatAAAATTCTATTAACAAAGATTTAGTCTAAAATAGCAAAAACCAATCTTTTAACTACCCCCCAAACGTGACAAATGTGATCTCGGACATTTAGATCATAAAtcttacacacacacaaaaaaaaaagagagcccAAAATCAgcatatggtgggccatgggcctacaTCATCCAGGACCCATCTATTGGACTTGTTAAGAAATCGGGTTGGGTTATGGCCTCACCTTTTGGACCTGGATAAAAATCGGGTCTAGTCGCGTTCGGGtcaggtcacatggacctggttGAAGTCGAGTCAAGTTTGGTCTAGTCGGGTCCGATTAACTTTTCATAGCACAACATACGCATACGCACACATGCACGTAAGAGAGCCCATTTACACGCTATACTCATGTCAAAGTGGGGCATGTGAGTGCAATCTAATCCATACATTGGGTGAGCTCAATCAAGTAAATGCACTTATTTTACCTAAACCCAACTTGAAACTTAGATCCAATGACCCAACCGATACCTGATGAGTATCCAAACCTGATTGGAATAAGGTTGGAGTATTTAGGAACTAGACCCAGACCCAAAGGGACATGGTGAGACCCGAACCTGATTAGCTCGGGTATGGGTACTATAGGACCTGACCCGTTGACAACCTTAACCATACCTCCTTGTTCCTTTGTGCCCGCTTAGGCTCTATATGAACTACAAGAGGTTCCACCATCGAGATGCCACGATCTAGGAGTTCCCCCACGCATCAAAGTTTTAACATTAGTAACTGAACGTTGTCAGGTCTGATAATTCCCACTCCTGTAGATCCTTGAGAAAAATGAAGCAAGAAAAAGAATTCCAATGTATATGGATTTTGTTTTGAATCACAGCCACAGCCTCCTGTAAAATATTATTGGAAGGGTGCTTAACACACGAGTATGTATCAAAAGGACTATATGGGTCCGTCATATGGCAAGCAAACTATATTGTAAACACCACGTTGgcaacaaaaggaaaaaagaaagaagaaaaagaaaaaaagaagaagacaatatTAGCTTTTCTAACATAACACAAGCTATAATCTATTGGATGCAGCAATGCTGTTTTCTTTGTTAAACCCTTTCGTAACTATAAGAACAAACTGAACTTTTTAAGGGTTGCAGAAATTGGTTATATGTGGGAGAAATGGTAATTGTTTTCATGTCCTTGGTCCTAGCTGGAAACATTAGGATCAGTTAAATGAATTGCAATTTCCACTGAAAATCATCAACTTTATTCCTAcacatgaaaaaaatatattcctGCATCCACAtcgcattgtttttttttttttttttgttttttttttttaatttaaattttaaattttaaattttaaatttttaataatttatctagcTGCTTCAAAATGCACATGTGAATAACACTTTGGTTTACGGTTTACAAGGAGTGACAAGGAAGGGAGCTCCTAGACCACTGATATGAATGGGCTCAACTCACATATGGACCATTGGTGATTTCCAATTTCCCTTTTTATGCTTGGGGCAATGATACGAGTCTAGTTGACAGCTCCATCTATTGAACTGGTGGTGCAACTCGGTCAGGTTGGGTTGGttgaacccaagcccaacctgaccTCAAGAAAGCCCAACCCAtaccccaacccaacccgaattcCGACAGGAGGTGCCCAACCCAAAGCCAACCGAATTCCTCTATACTCAATCCATCCCGAGCCCACCTGACCTaagtacatgtgattattcccagcccgacccaaatttgctcaacccgaacccaatctgATTTCAAATCGGGTTAGTGTTTTCCAACCCGAACCCAGCCAGATTTCAAATCAGGTTGGGTAATCGGGTTGGGGTTGACCTGAACCTAATTGCAGCCGTATCTTGAATGCCCCCTAGTTCTTTGTTTTGGAGTCCCCTCATCTCACCCTGGGTAATAGTCACATCTCTCTCTAGCTCCTTTCATAGATCTCAACATACAGCTCCTCTTGAAAGATTCTAGTGAGGACAGTTTTCATGTCCCTTTCCATACACACATCATATATTTTTGAGCACGCTTCAAAATATGGTTCCTCTGTCTTCAAACTATGCTTCAAACTTAAGAATGATGAATACTGCTTTGCTAGGGAAATAGATATGGCAAACAGGGTAGAGGACGAAAGTTGGTGGAAACAAGTGAAATTGTACAAGTACAGAGTTTGCAAAGTGGGGATGGCAACATTTAGAACTGAGCAGCACTTTGTCAAAGGGGTTGCCCTTAACAGTAGAAATGGTTCATGTACACGGTTTTAGGAAGACATGGTGTGAGGAAAGCCCCCtgtgatgaacagggtgttttcaTAAAAAGAATTATGGTTCTCAGTGCTACAATTTCTTAGGAGTGCGTGTAGTTCTGGAAGCAGACTTCTAGGAGAAATTCTCAGCGAAGAGGGAACTGAGAGTTCTCATGGAGAGTCTTAGCAGTTTCAAGGCAAACCCAGGTAAGAGTGATAAGGAGAAGTCATCTTTGAGaagtcaggaaaattttccttgaATCTATGCCTTGCTAAAAGGGGAAGATAGTAGCAGGAGAGCAGCTCCCACTCCCACTGCATCAATTCAGTCATATCAAGGTCCTTCAAGGTGATTGCTTTCAGCTGGCTTGTTGGCCAGGATAAGGTTCTCATGGTGAACCATCTAAAGGAGTGGGAATATGGTTATCGCTAATGTACGCTTCTCCTCTTTGAAGCCAAGAACTGGTGGAGCACTTTTTTTTGCATTGCCCATCCTCATTGATGCTCTGGTGGAGTTACTTTAAGCTCTTTGATTTGGTGTGGGTGAACTGAAtggtgttgcgcagcacgccaacaacgcagtgaaccgagatccaatctcaagtctcacccacaaacgataaacaagaagaaatataaactagaaaaagaatcaaagcattccaaacaaaccacaagacaagatatacgtggaaaaaccccaacaaggataaaaaaaccacggatgcaaacttccactatgaaaaaaaaacgaagattacaaggcaatatactaacctctcctttggaagtacatagaaaaccctttgcccacttCTTAGAATTATTTTACAtacactagaaaagccctagggacacccatatatagtttaggcaacttccttttcgcacccttgcgaaagccaacttaaaaaatccgcagtccgcatcaaatctggaaacgaaattgcgtaacctcgactggttggGCAGGCTGCACAACCGGTCGAGAGGACTCCTTGACTAGTCAAGCATGGGCCACAACCGGTTGAGCACCTCGGAACTCaaaattgatgctcgctggactttgagtcgagacagtccacgactggtcgtgtgggctgcacgaccggtcgagcagggggccacgaccggtcgtgcggcccccagatgtggctccacatctcagcaatctcccacttggagacacatccccataaacctttgtcttctacatccggagtgcactaCCTCCTCGTCTTCAAGTCTGAAGACCGATCAAAGCTgcacagagcttcagcttctcccgtgtgaccaccttggtcagcatatctgcgggattctcacttgtatgaatcttctccagagcaatcgatccatcttccagtaacgaacgtatgaagtgatatttgatggtaatatGCTtgatccttgaatgaaaggctgaattcttagccaagtgtattacactctgactgtcactgtatagcttgcaatctgcttgcttcttacccaactcttctatgaaaccttgcatctacaccatctccttgcacacttctgtagccgcaacatattctactTCTGTCATACTAATAGATACTATcttttgtaactgagagacccaactgactgcagcactacctagagaaaaaaacataacctgtagtgcttcttctactgtcgatatctcctgccaaatctgaatccacgtagccttgtaacttgatttcCGATCtaccataacacagccctacatccttagtacctaccaggtatctaaggatccacttcacagcttcccaatgttccttcctggggttgttcatgaacctgctaacaactcccactgcttgagcaatgtctggactcgtgctcaccatagcatacatgagactccctatAGCTgatgcgtatgggactttagtcatgtagtcccgttcctcctgcgtctttgcaccttgctccttatataacttgaagtggttggctaatggagtgctaaccggcttagcaccttccatattgaatcgatcaagtaccttggttatatattctgcctgtgacaaaactagtttcttgttttccctgtcatgtTTTATCCTCATGCCCAGGATTTGTTTTGctgctcctaaatccttcatggaaaattctctagacagtttgtcttttgagatctgagatgtccttcatgcttgaccCGGCCATAAGCGTattatcaacgtacagaagaaggatgatgtacgacgtatcaaacttcttcaaataacaatagTGGTCtgtatgacatctcctaaaaccgtttcccgacatgaaactgtctaacttcttgtaccactgccttggggcctgcttcaggccatatagactctttttcaATCTAcataccttgttctcctttcctggtgtcacGTAACCTgttggctgatgcatatatatttcttctttaaggtccccatgaagaaaagctgtcttaacatctagctgctctagatgtaagtcctttgtgGCCACTATATTCAAAACCAtatgaatcgtagacattttcaccacaggtgaaaatatttcagtgaaatcgatacctgccttttgttgaaaccctttcacaaccaatctagccttgtaccgtttcgaaccatcgtgctcctccttcagtctgtaaacccacttgttatgaagagctttcttacccttgggtagagtgactagctcccatgtaagattagactcaagagagtccatctcatcatccatggcctgctcccacttaacccgtgtattcgactgtaatgcctcttcaaaacactctggttcaccattatctgtcagcagtagataatgtaaggagggtgagtatcggaccgtgggtctcctctcccaagtagacctcctcacaaccggtgtatg
This window encodes:
- the LOC131243896 gene encoding transcription factor MYB1-like isoform X2, with protein sequence MKETAVATAAEADGGGRVGVGSEDRVKGPWSPEEDAILSRLVGKFGARNWSLIARGIAGRSGKSCRLRWCNQLDPGVKRKPFTEEEDRIIVAAHAIHGNKWASIARLLRGRTDNAIKNHWNSTLRRRCIDLDRLKVMACDVLEDTSIEKTKASSEETLSCGDVNSFKCFEGKDAVSSIEYISGHSNDKIQIGDDQFKVEAKEPPNLFRPVARKSKHPRISLGPGKTNLRIEKSGASLKWQMNGILQV
- the LOC131243896 gene encoding transcription factor MYB1-like isoform X1; this encodes MKETAVATAAEADGGGRVGVGSEDRVKGPWSPEEDAILSRLVGKFGARNWSLIARGIAGRSGKSCRLRWCNQLDPGVKRKPFTEEEDRIIVAAHAIHGNKWASIARLLRGRTDNAIKNHWNSTLRRRCIDLDRLKVMACDVLEDTSIEKTKASSEETLSCGDVNSFKCFEGKDAVSSIEYISGHSNDKIQIGDDQFKVEAKEPPNLFRPVARVSAFSMYNAANGPTSSSPLVRSIPARGPLIQVPRPDVGICKLLDRVNSEQQVPLQCGHGCCGTQSGNRPRSSLLGPKFIEFVGPPPITNIELATVATDLSNIAWCKSGLLNGGTVVLDCSAGQIMSQGTQLQPLYTKESMEGNLLQSKMVEIS